Genomic segment of Maricaulis maris:
CAAGGGCGAGCGTTTCAACGGCTAGCCTTTGGCGGGCCAGCCGCCTTGTCGCAAGCCTGCCTTCACGGCCTCGGTGTGCTCACCGGGGCCGGGGGCTCGCGTCGTGGCGCCGGTTTCACTGCCGGTCATCCGGATGGGTGAGCGCAGGCCCGGAATGCCCTCGGAGGCAATCGCCATGCCGCGGTCCCGGACCTGCGGGTCGTCAAAGGCTTCAGCGACCGTATTGATCGGACCGCCGGGCACGCCATTGGCTTCCAGCAGGTCGAGCGCCTGCTTGCGGCTGAGGCTGACCAGCTTGTCGCTCATCAAGGCAGTCAGCGGGGCCCGATTGGCGACGCGTTGCGCATTCTTGCGGTTCGCGGCCAGCACATCGGGGTCGAGGCCGAGCGCTATCGCGAGGCGTTCGAACTGGCCGTCATTGCCGCAGGCGATGATGATGTGGCCGTCGCGGCAGGTGAATTCCTGATAGGGCACGATCGACGGGTGGGCATTGCCGATCCGGCGCGGCGCGACTCCTGTCGCGAAATAGTTCAGCGCTTGATTGCCCAGCACGCCGACCATCGAGTCCAGCAGTGACATGTCGATGTGCTGGCCCTGTCCTGTCCGCTCGCGCTGGGCCAGGGCGGCCTGGATGGCGATGGTGGCATACAGGCCGGTGAAGATGTCGGCAAAGGCGACGCCGAGGCGTTGCGGCGGGCCGTCAGCCTCCCCGGTCAGGTCCATGATGCCGCTCATGGCCTGGATGGCGAGGTCATAGCCGGCCCGGTGGGCGTAGGGGCCGGTCTGACCGAACCCCGTGACCGAGCAATAGACGAGGCGCGGGTGATCGGCGGCAAGGCTGGCATGGTCAAGCCCGTATTTGGCCAG
This window contains:
- a CDS encoding CaiB/BaiF CoA transferase family protein, which translates into the protein MNDDPAMSAPPERALAGLKVVELARILAGPWVGQTLADLGADVIKVESPSGDDTRTWGPPWIEHESGRAAAYYHSCNRGKRSVTADFQKTEDLDFVRALIADADVVVENFKVGGLAKYGLDHASLAADHPRLVYCSVTGFGQTGPYAHRAGYDLAIQAMSGIMDLTGEADGPPQRLGVAFADIFTGLYATIAIQAALAQRERTGQGQHIDMSLLDSMVGVLGNQALNYFATGVAPRRIGNAHPSIVPYQEFTCRDGHIIIACGNDGQFERLAIALGLDPDVLAANRKNAQRVANRAPLTALMSDKLVSLSRKQALDLLEANGVPGGPINTVAEAFDDPQVRDRGMAIASEGIPGLRSPIRMTGSETGATTRAPGPGEHTEAVKAGLRQGGWPAKG